In Gossypium hirsutum isolate 1008001.06 chromosome D06, Gossypium_hirsutum_v2.1, whole genome shotgun sequence, one genomic interval encodes:
- the LOC107935062 gene encoding probable jasmonic acid carboxyl methyltransferase 2, producing MQVLHMNKGNGDTSYAKNSTVQSKIISVGKPIMKEAVLEMLCNNVIESMGIADLGCSSGPNSLSVISEIMDTVEAANRLLGRRLVSEFRVFLNDLYSNDFNNIFMSLPAFYDRLKEEKGLEFESCFILGAPGSFYGRLFPTNSLHFVHSSSSLHWLSQVPAGLESNALKRLNKGKLYISKSSPQSVVDAYLLQFRNDFSLFIKSRSRELVAGGRMVLSFMGRSSTDPTTENSCYQWELLAQAIMSLAREGRIEEEKLDSFNAPYYAPCAEEIKDEIQKEGSFTIDRLEAFEIDWDGGAVTDTHTPHGKLSVGRRVAKAIRAVVESMLESHFGIEPDVMDDLFIRYGDIVGTHLSKSRTNYINLVMALTKKW from the exons ATGCAAGTACTTCACATGAACAAAGGCAATGGTGACACTAGCTATGCAAAGAACTCCACTGttcag AGCAAAATCATATCTGTTGGTAAACCAATCATGAAAGAAGCAGTGCTGGAAATGTTATGCAACAATGTGATAGAAAGCATGGGAATTGCGGACTTAGGTTGCTCATCGGGACCAAACTCTTTATCAGTAATCTCCGAGATCATGGACACGGTGGAAGCTGCGAATCGTCTTCTCGGTCGGCGGTTGGTATCGGAGTTCAGAGTATTCTTGAATGATCTTTATAGCAATGATTTCAACAACATATTCATGTCGTTACCAGCATTCTACGATAGACTTAAGGAAGAGAAAGGTCTCGAGTTCGAGTCTTGTTTCATATTGGGTGCCCCGGGGTCTTTCTATGGTAGATTGTTCCCTACTAACAGCTTGCATTTCGTGCATTCTTCTTCTAGTCTTCATTGGCTCTCACAG GTTCCGGCCGGGTTGGAGAGCAATGCTCTTAAACGATTGAATAAGGGAAAGCTGTATATTTCAAAGAGCAGCCCACAGAGTGTGGTGGATGCTTACTTGCTGCAGTTCCGAAATGACTTTTCACTGTTTATAAAGTCACGTTCCCGGGAACTGGTTGCCGGCGGCCGCATGGTCCTTTCTTTCATGGGCCGGAGCTCCACCGATCCCACCACCGAAAATAGCTGCTACCAATGGGAGCTGTTGGCCCAAGCAATCATGAGCTTGGCTAGAGAG GGTCGAATTGAAGAGGAAAAACTTGATTCTTTCAATGCCCCATACTATGCTCCATGCGCTGAGGAAATAAAAGATGAGATACAAAAAGAAGGGTCCTTCACCATTGATCGCCTTGAAGCTTTCGAAATCGATTGGGATGGCGGTGCTGTGACCGATACCCATACCCCTCATGGGAAGCTATCCGTCGGACGACGAGTGGCCAAAGCCATCCGAGCTGTTGTTGAATCGATGCTCGAATCTCACTTCGGAATCGAACCTGATGTCATGGATGATTTGTTCATTAGATATGGAGACATTGTTGGGACTCACTTGTCCAAGTCTAGAACCAACTACATCAATTTGGTGATGGCCCTCACTAAAAAGTGGTAA